A genomic region of Betaproteobacteria bacterium contains the following coding sequences:
- a CDS encoding ABC transporter substrate-binding protein — protein MKSRLLLLLGLVAWVAASTALAEKKYDPGATDTEIKIGQTMPYSGPGSAYGTIGKAELAYFKMINDQGGISGRKINLISLDDGYSPPRTVEQIRKLVEENEVLLTFQNLGTAHNTAIQKYMNAKKVPQLFVATGATKWADPQNFPWTMGWQPNYQTEAHLYAKYLLQNRPDARIAVLYQNDDYGKDYVKGLHDGLGSQADRSIAKEVSYEVTDPTVDSQIVTLQASGANTLFIIATPKFAAQAIRKTYDVGWKPLTFVNNVSSSVATVLLPAGLEKSVGLITALYLKDPTDPQWENDQPMKNWLAWMKKYFPDGDVKDIFNVYGYAAAQTLVQVFKQCGDDLTRENVMRQAANLKNFEVSVLLPGIRINTSPADFYPIEQVQLARFDGKRWVLFGEVLGK, from the coding sequence ACTGGGATTGGTTGCCTGGGTTGCGGCCTCGACCGCGCTGGCGGAAAAAAAGTACGACCCGGGAGCGACCGACACCGAGATCAAGATCGGCCAGACCATGCCCTACAGCGGTCCGGGTTCAGCGTATGGGACCATCGGCAAGGCCGAGCTGGCCTATTTCAAGATGATCAACGACCAGGGCGGCATAAGCGGCCGCAAAATCAACCTGATTTCGCTCGACGATGGCTACAGCCCGCCTCGCACGGTCGAACAGATCCGCAAGCTGGTGGAAGAGAACGAAGTGCTGCTCACCTTCCAGAACCTGGGCACAGCCCACAACACTGCCATCCAGAAATACATGAACGCGAAGAAAGTGCCGCAGTTGTTTGTGGCGACCGGGGCAACCAAGTGGGCAGATCCGCAGAACTTTCCGTGGACTATGGGGTGGCAGCCTAACTATCAGACCGAGGCGCACCTGTATGCCAAGTATCTGCTGCAGAACAGGCCCGATGCCAGGATTGCAGTGCTGTACCAGAATGACGACTACGGCAAGGACTACGTGAAGGGATTGCACGATGGCCTGGGCAGCCAGGCCGACAGATCGATCGCCAAGGAGGTTAGCTACGAGGTCACCGATCCGACGGTGGACTCGCAGATCGTCACCCTTCAAGCGTCAGGCGCGAATACCCTCTTCATCATCGCGACACCGAAGTTCGCGGCCCAGGCGATCCGCAAGACTTATGATGTGGGCTGGAAACCGTTGACCTTCGTGAACAATGTCTCGAGTTCGGTGGCTACTGTCCTGCTGCCTGCCGGACTGGAAAAATCCGTCGGGCTGATCACGGCGCTTTACCTCAAAGATCCCACCGATCCCCAATGGGAAAACGATCAGCCGATGAAAAATTGGCTCGCCTGGATGAAGAAGTATTTCCCGGACGGCGACGTCAAGGACATCTTCAACGTGTACGGCTACGCGGCGGCGCAGACCCTGGTCCAGGTTTTCAAACAGTGCGGGGATGATCTGACCCGGGAGAACGTCATGCGGCAGGCGGCAAACTTGAAGAATTTCGAGGTTTCAGTGCTGCTGCCCGGAATCAGGATCAACACGAGCCCGGCCGACTTTTACCCAATCGAGCAAGTCCAGCTTGCGCGATTCGACGGCAAGCGCTGGGTGCTGTTCGGAGAGGTGCTGGGCAAGTAG
- a CDS encoding SDR family oxidoreductase, with product MEGKFLQGKVAVITGASRGLGRAMALALGESGARLALVGRNRDKLAETRKFAADIGAESEIFVTDVRDEAQVGKLDKDVIARFGGAHILINNAGTAVRKNVADFSLDEWKLVVDTNLTGAFLVSRAFIPHMKTAKWGRIINMTSIMAHIGSTGRGAYCSSKAGLLALTKCLALELVGDGITVVAISPGFYATDLTAPLRADAQKNAALMAATPAARWGKPEEIGSLARYICTEATSFMTGTDILMDGGWVAQ from the coding sequence ATGGAAGGAAAATTCTTGCAGGGAAAGGTCGCAGTCATCACCGGCGCGAGCCGGGGACTGGGCAGGGCAATGGCGTTGGCGCTTGGCGAGTCGGGGGCGAGGCTGGCTCTGGTTGGCCGCAATCGCGACAAACTTGCGGAAACGCGGAAATTCGCCGCGGACATCGGTGCGGAAAGCGAAATCTTCGTGACCGACGTGCGCGACGAGGCCCAGGTCGGCAAACTCGACAAGGATGTCATCGCGCGCTTCGGCGGGGCACACATCCTCATCAACAATGCCGGCACGGCAGTGCGCAAGAATGTCGCCGATTTTTCCCTCGACGAATGGAAGCTGGTCGTGGATACCAACCTGACCGGCGCTTTCCTGGTGTCGCGCGCGTTCATCCCGCACATGAAAACGGCGAAATGGGGCCGCATCATCAACATGACCTCGATCATGGCGCATATCGGCAGCACCGGCCGCGGCGCCTATTGTTCATCCAAGGCCGGACTGCTGGCGCTGACCAAGTGTCTTGCGCTGGAACTGGTCGGCGACGGCATCACGGTGGTGGCGATCAGTCCCGGGTTTTACGCAACCGATCTGACCGCGCCGCTGCGCGCCGATGCGCAGAAGAACGCCGCTTTGATGGCTGCGACGCCGGCGGCGCGCTGGGGAAAGCCGGAAGAAATCGGCTCGCTGGCGCGTTACATTTGCACCGAAGCGACATCGTTCATGACCGGCACCGATATCCTGATGGATGGCGGCTGGGTTGCGCAGTAA
- a CDS encoding ABC transporter substrate-binding protein: protein MARIFRALFALALATAVSQASYAEKKYGPGVTDTEIKIGSTNPYSGPASAYGTIGRSESAYFKMINDQGGVNGRKINFISLDDGYSPPRTVEQVRKLVEQEQVLFLAGTLGTPPNSAIHKYVNAKGVPHIFVNTGATKWGDPKNFPWTMGFNINYQAEGHIYAQYILDTKPDAKIAILYQNDDYGKDYVKGLKDGLGDKAAQMVVAEASYEVTDPTIDSQIVTLKASGADTFYNVTTPKFAAQAIRKVYDMGWKPLHILNNVSTSVGAVLTPAGLDKSVGLISAVYIKDPVDPQWKNDPGFKEYAAWFKKYYPEGDINDVFNVSGYLIAQGVVHVLKACGDDLSRENVMKQMTGIKDLQMPMILPGIKWNTSPDDYFLIESAQLARFDGRAWVTFGKIIGR from the coding sequence ATGGCGCGCATCTTTCGAGCACTCTTTGCGCTAGCCTTAGCTACTGCTGTTTCGCAAGCTAGCTATGCGGAGAAGAAGTACGGTCCGGGAGTCACCGACACCGAGATCAAGATCGGCAGCACCAACCCGTACAGTGGGCCGGCCTCGGCCTACGGCACCATCGGCCGGTCGGAGTCCGCGTACTTCAAGATGATCAACGACCAGGGCGGGGTGAACGGCCGTAAGATCAACTTCATCAGCCTGGACGACGGCTACAGCCCACCGCGCACGGTCGAGCAGGTGCGCAAGCTGGTCGAGCAGGAACAGGTGCTGTTTCTGGCCGGCACGCTGGGCACGCCGCCGAATTCGGCAATTCACAAGTACGTCAACGCCAAGGGTGTGCCGCACATCTTCGTGAATACCGGCGCGACGAAATGGGGAGATCCGAAGAATTTCCCCTGGACCATGGGTTTCAACATCAACTACCAGGCCGAGGGTCACATTTACGCGCAGTACATCCTCGACACCAAGCCCGACGCCAAAATCGCCATCCTTTACCAGAACGATGACTACGGCAAAGACTACGTCAAGGGCTTGAAGGACGGACTTGGCGACAAGGCCGCACAGATGGTCGTGGCCGAGGCCAGCTACGAGGTAACCGATCCGACGATCGACTCGCAGATCGTCACCCTCAAAGCCTCGGGTGCGGATACTTTCTACAACGTCACCACGCCCAAGTTCGCCGCCCAGGCGATCCGCAAGGTTTACGACATGGGCTGGAAGCCGCTGCACATTCTCAACAACGTGTCGACGTCGGTGGGCGCCGTACTGACACCTGCGGGTTTGGACAAATCGGTGGGGTTGATCAGCGCCGTATACATCAAGGACCCGGTGGATCCACAGTGGAAAAACGATCCCGGATTCAAGGAGTATGCCGCCTGGTTCAAGAAGTATTATCCGGAAGGCGATATCAACGACGTCTTCAATGTGTCCGGTTACCTGATCGCCCAGGGCGTGGTGCACGTGCTCAAGGCCTGCGGGGACGATCTGAGTCGCGAGAACGTGATGAAGCAGATGACCGGCATCAAGGACTTGCAGATGCCGATGATACTGCCCGGGATCAAGTGGAATACTTCTCCGGACGATTACTTCCTGATCGAGTCGGCCCAGCTTGCCCGCTTCGACGGCAGGGCATGGGTGACGTTCGGCAAGATCATCGGGCGCTAG
- a CDS encoding heme-binding protein translates to MLQTTTLALEDAKRVAAAARAEAEKNGWAVVIAVLDDGGHLMYLERMDGTQKASSRIAEEKGRTAILFKRPTKALEDNVLEGRTAMLGLPGAVPLEGGVPLLKDGRFVGGIGVSGVQSFQDGIVARAGAAVL, encoded by the coding sequence ATGCTTCAGACCACAACCCTCGCCTTGGAAGACGCCAAGCGCGTCGCCGCGGCCGCCCGAGCCGAAGCCGAAAAGAACGGTTGGGCGGTGGTCATCGCCGTCCTGGATGACGGCGGCCACTTGATGTATCTCGAGCGCATGGACGGGACACAGAAGGCCTCCAGCAGGATCGCCGAGGAGAAGGGACGTACCGCGATTCTGTTCAAGCGGCCGACCAAAGCCCTCGAAGACAACGTTCTCGAAGGGCGCACCGCAATGTTGGGACTCCCCGGCGCGGTACCGCTGGAAGGTGGCGTTCCGCTGCTCAAGGACGGCCGGTTCGTGGGCGGGATCGGCGTGTCCGGTGTGCAGTCGTTCCAGGACGGCATCGTTGCGCGAGCGGGCGCCGCCGTCCTTTGA
- a CDS encoding ABC transporter substrate-binding protein, whose amino-acid sequence MSRCFRAFVVLTALAAAPLSAQAEKKYGPGVTDSEIKVGQSMPYSGPLSAFGTIGRAEAAYFDMVNAQGGVNGRRIKLISLDDGYSPPKTIEQTRKLVESDEVLLLFSSFGTPTNTAAMKYLNAKKVPQLFIAATGMKWGDPRNFPWTMAFLPSQKTGTTGYVRYLLKNRPEAKIGVLYQNDDFGKDYVKALKDHLGDKAERMIVAEASYESTDPSVDSQIATLKGAGADTFFSFASPKFAAQAIRKAYDIDWKPLLFIPYSATSVTAVLQPAGLQKSVGVISSAYVKDPTDPQWKTDAATKEWLAWIKSYYPDGDVAEIYNVYAYTNAQLLIQVLKQCGDELTRENVMRQAANLKNFELPMLLPGVRINTSATDYDPIKQLQLMRFDGKEWVRFGEVTP is encoded by the coding sequence ATGTCACGTTGTTTCCGGGCGTTTGTGGTGTTGACCGCGTTGGCTGCAGCACCGCTGAGCGCTCAGGCGGAGAAGAAGTACGGACCGGGTGTGACCGACAGCGAGATCAAGGTCGGACAGAGCATGCCTTATAGCGGCCCCTTGTCCGCGTTCGGCACCATCGGCAGGGCGGAGGCAGCCTATTTCGACATGGTCAACGCGCAAGGCGGCGTCAACGGCCGCAGGATCAAGCTCATTTCGCTCGACGACGGATATAGCCCGCCGAAGACCATCGAGCAGACACGAAAGCTGGTGGAGTCCGACGAAGTCCTGCTGCTGTTCAGTTCCTTCGGAACGCCGACGAACACGGCCGCAATGAAGTATCTGAATGCCAAAAAAGTGCCGCAGTTGTTCATCGCCGCGACCGGAATGAAGTGGGGCGATCCGCGTAACTTCCCATGGACGATGGCGTTTCTGCCCAGCCAGAAGACCGGCACGACAGGCTACGTTCGCTATCTGCTGAAGAATCGGCCCGAGGCAAAAATCGGCGTGCTTTACCAGAACGATGACTTCGGCAAGGACTACGTCAAAGCCCTGAAGGATCATCTCGGGGACAAAGCGGAGCGCATGATCGTCGCGGAAGCGTCGTACGAATCCACCGATCCTTCGGTGGATTCGCAGATCGCCACCCTGAAAGGCGCCGGTGCCGACACATTCTTCAGCTTCGCATCGCCGAAGTTCGCGGCCCAGGCGATACGCAAAGCCTACGATATCGACTGGAAGCCCCTTCTCTTTATTCCTTACAGCGCGACCTCGGTGACCGCGGTGCTGCAGCCCGCCGGTCTGCAGAAATCGGTGGGCGTGATCTCATCGGCCTATGTCAAGGATCCCACCGACCCGCAATGGAAAACAGATGCCGCGACGAAGGAGTGGCTGGCATGGATCAAGAGCTATTATCCGGACGGCGACGTGGCCGAGATCTACAACGTATATGCCTATACCAACGCACAATTGCTGATCCAGGTGCTGAAGCAGTGCGGTGACGAGCTTACGCGCGAGAATGTGATGAGGCAGGCGGCGAACCTGAAGAACTTCGAACTGCCCATGCTGCTGCCCGGCGTGCGGATCAACACCAGTGCAACCGACTACGACCCGATCAAGCAGTTGCAGCTCATGCGCTTCGATGGCAAGGAGTGGGTGCGATTCGGCGAAGTGACCCCCTGA
- a CDS encoding amidohydrolase family protein, translated as MESVLLRGGKVWDGNGKPAFPADILVAGNRIAEVRPQGPRNPDGTTHIDIPGHTVIPGLVDGHAHLPFLHKADIADTGDVPPEEHTLRTTQHARVVLEAGFTSCVSGGSAKPRIDVVIRNEIDAGHIPGPRMLAAGPELTNTGNLGDERRMHIHRESIAMIVDGTDEMLRTCRLLLREGVDTIKLNISGNQTTPNSASHRNIMNEDEIRTAAQTAHAHGKRIAAHVRAAASIKLALKHEVDILYHCEYADEECLDLLEAARDRVFVAPAIGLLHNLLYEAEPWGITYQKAEAAGVVHQFECAQRVFAELRKRGVRVLVGGDYGFPWTPHGTNARDLEHFVRFFGYSDAEALVAATKVGAAAMMLEGRTGEVAKGFLADLVVVAGEPQNDVRLLQSPGNIRLVMKDGRIHKNLFNATH; from the coding sequence ATGGAATCGGTTCTGTTGCGCGGTGGCAAGGTCTGGGACGGGAACGGCAAACCGGCGTTTCCCGCCGATATCCTGGTCGCCGGAAACCGCATCGCCGAAGTCCGGCCGCAGGGCCCGCGCAACCCGGATGGGACAACGCATATCGATATCCCCGGACACACCGTCATACCCGGTCTGGTCGACGGCCACGCCCATCTGCCCTTTCTGCACAAGGCGGACATTGCCGACACCGGCGACGTCCCTCCGGAAGAGCACACGCTGCGGACCACGCAGCATGCCCGGGTCGTGCTCGAGGCAGGCTTTACGTCCTGCGTCAGCGGCGGTTCCGCAAAACCACGCATCGACGTGGTCATCCGCAACGAGATTGACGCCGGGCACATCCCGGGACCGCGGATGCTGGCAGCCGGTCCGGAGCTGACCAACACCGGCAATCTGGGCGACGAACGCCGCATGCACATCCACCGGGAATCGATCGCCATGATCGTCGACGGCACCGACGAGATGCTGCGGACCTGCAGGCTTCTGTTGCGGGAGGGCGTCGACACGATCAAGCTGAACATCTCCGGGAACCAGACCACGCCGAATTCCGCCTCGCACCGGAACATCATGAATGAGGACGAGATCCGGACGGCTGCACAGACGGCGCACGCGCACGGCAAACGAATCGCAGCTCACGTGCGTGCGGCTGCGTCGATCAAGCTGGCGCTCAAGCATGAAGTCGACATCCTGTATCACTGCGAATATGCCGACGAGGAATGTCTCGACCTTCTGGAAGCGGCCCGCGACAGGGTGTTCGTCGCCCCGGCGATCGGCCTCCTGCACAACCTCCTGTACGAGGCCGAGCCCTGGGGCATCACCTATCAAAAAGCGGAGGCGGCCGGCGTGGTTCACCAGTTCGAATGCGCGCAACGGGTTTTTGCCGAACTGCGCAAGCGCGGCGTTCGCGTCCTCGTGGGTGGGGACTACGGATTTCCCTGGACACCGCACGGAACCAACGCCCGCGATCTCGAGCATTTCGTCCGCTTCTTCGGCTATTCCGATGCCGAAGCCCTCGTTGCCGCGACGAAAGTCGGCGCCGCCGCGATGATGCTGGAAGGCAGGACCGGCGAGGTCGCGAAAGGTTTCCTGGCCGATCTGGTGGTGGTGGCCGGCGAGCCGCAGAACGACGTGCGACTGCTTCAGTCACCCGGCAACATCAGGCTTGTGATGAAAGACGGTCGCATCCACAAGAATCTTTTCAACGCCACGCATTGA